One window of the Lytechinus variegatus isolate NC3 chromosome 3, Lvar_3.0, whole genome shotgun sequence genome contains the following:
- the LOC121411977 gene encoding uncharacterized protein LOC121411977 → MSCDILPENGSSVSVKLIVIYRPPYSRRNRTTTSMFLQDFADYLSVLSTSPSKLVIAGDFNIHWDDQANVETKKFADMLKSHDLLQNVCDFTHTSGHILDYILSRSDDDIVKSVEVSTFLSDHAAVHCDLKICKPISGRKEIVYRKLKAIDHDAFAKDLDSSDLFQEPETDINKLIDQYDGTLSDILDKHAPVKRCVVATHPPNPWYSEVITEAKKLRRRLERKWRKTRLEVDRQCFKVQRQVVWDMVKHAKASYYEKQISECCGQREVYRVIDKMLHNRVKSILPTHRNDQELAEKFCLYFSTKIKDIREGLDAEMVAGTNIITDHSAGKDEHLDTFDLATEEEVKRIINNSPSTSSSQDPVPTWILKKTSKSCSAKHYTYRK, encoded by the coding sequence ATGTCGTGTGATATCTTGCCTGAGAATGGCTCTTCGGTCTCTGTTAAGTTGATAGTGATCTACAGGCCACCATACAGTCGAAGGAATAGGACAACAACATCTATGTTTCTCCAGGACTTTGCTGATTACTTATCTGTCTTATCAACTTCCCCTTCTAAGCTTGTGATAGCCGGTGACTTCAATATACACTGGGATGACCAAGCGAATGTTGAAACCAAGAAATTTGCTGACATGCTGAAATCTCATGACCTTCTTCAAAATGTATGTGACTTTACACATACAAGTGGGCACATCTTGGACTACATCTTATCTAGAAGCGATGATGACATTGTTAAGTCAGTAGAGGTATCTACCTTCCTTAGTGATCATGCAGCTGTACACTGTGACCTTAAGATCTGTAAGCCCATATCAGGTCGTAAAGAAATAGTGTACCGGAAACTGAAAGCAATAGATCATGATGCCTTCGCTAAAGACCTCGACTCATCTGACCTCTTTCAGGAACCAGAGACTGACATCAACAAGTTGATCGATCAATATGACGGAACTCTTTCAGATATTCTCGACAAGCATGCTCCCGTTAAGCGTTGTGTTGTTGCCACACATCCGCCAAATCCTTGGTATTCGGAAGTAATCACTGAGGCAAAGAAGCTGAGGAGGAGGTTAGAAAGGAAGTGGCGAAAGACCAGACTTGAAGTGGATAGACAGTGCTTCAAAGTTCAACGCCAGGTTGTCTGGGACATGGTAAAACATGCAAAGGCCTCTTATTACGAGAAGCAGATCTCAGAGTGCTGTGGACAAAGAGAAGTGTACAGAGTCATAGACAAGATGCTTCACAATCGCGTCAAATCTATTCTACCTACACATCGCAATGACCAAGAACTTGCGGAAAAGTTTTGCCTATACTTTTCCACAAAGATTAAGGACATTCGAGAAGGGCTTGATGCTGAAATGGTAGCTGGCACTAATATAATAACTGATCATTCTGCTGGGAAAGATGAACATCTTGACACCTTTGATTTGGCTACTGAGGAGGAAGTAAAGAGGATTATTAATAATTCTCCATCCACTTCTAGTTCACAGGATCCAGTTCCTACGTGGATTCTGAAAAAAACATCTAAATCCTGTTCTGCCAAGCATTACACTTATCGTAAATAA